The DNA segment TCTTCGAACGGCGCCGCACGGCTGTCAGGGTTCCTTTGGGAGAAGGCTTTCGGTGGAGGTGGGAGCGTGAGCGAACCGCGGTCCGCGCCGACGGTGGGTCAGGTGGTCCTCGGACGACGCCTGCTGGACCTGCGGGAACGCGCCGGACTGAAGCGCGAGGACGCCGCTCGGGTCCTGCGCGTCGCCCCCGCGACCGTCCGCCGCATGGAGATGGCCGAGGTCGCCCTCAAGATTCCGTACCTCCAGCTGCTGCTGAAGGCGTACGGCGTCCCCGACGAGGAGACCGACGCCTTCGTCCAGCTGGCCGAGGAGGCCAACCGCCCCGGATGGTGGCAGCGTTTCCACGACATCCTGCCGGGCTGGTTCTCCATGTACGTCAGCCTGGAGGGCGCCGCGAGCCTCATCCGCTCCTATGAGCCGCACTTCGTCCCCGGACTCCTCCAGACCGAGGACTACGCACGCGGAGTACTCAGATCCGGGGCGATCGGCGAGACCAGCCCGGACGACATCGAACGCCATGTCGCCCTGCGCATGCGGCGCCAGGAACTCCTCCACCGGCCCGACGCACCCCGGTTCTGGGCCGTGCTGGACGAGACCGCCCTGCGCCGCCCCGTCGGCGGCCCCGAAGTCATGCGCGCCCAGCTCGAACGGCTCATCGAGGCCGCGAGCCTGCCGAACGTGACCCTCCAGGTCGCGCCGTTCGAGAACGGCCCGCACCCGGGGACGTACGGGCCCTTCGTGCTGTTCCGATTCGCCATGTCAGAACTGCCGGACATGGTCTACAGCGAGTACCTGACCGGCGCCGTCTACCTCGACGCGCGCTCAGAGGTGGCGACCCACCTCGAGGTCATGGACCGCATGGCGGCGCAGGCCGCCACGGCACAACGCACGAAAGAGATCCTCCGGGATCTCTGCAAGGAGCTGTGAATGAAACACATCAAGCCGCGCGCCCGTGTCTACAACGGCATGCCCGCACGGGAACTGGGCAGCGAGGGCTGGCACAAACCCTGGAGCGGCGGCAACGGCGGCAACTGCCTGGAAGCGATGAAACTGGCCGACGGCCGTATCGCCGTACGCCAGTCCACCGACCCCGACGGACCGGCCCTGATCTACACCACGGACGAGATGACCGCCTTCATAGAAGGAGCCAAGGCGGGGGAGGCCGACTTCCTGCTTTCCTGACACGTGTCGCTTGTGTTGCTACTTGCTCGACTTCTCGTATTGACAACAGACTTGACTACACATCACCACAGACGCTTACGGAGTGCCGCATGAGCGGGCAGGACCCGACGGCCGTAGAGATCGACACCAGCAAACCGCACCCCGCGCGGATGTACGACTGGTACCTCGGCGGCAAGGACAACTACCCCGTCGACGAGGAAATGGGCCGCCAGATGCTGGCGCTCGAACCCCGCGTCCCGGTCATGGCCCGGGTCAACCGCGCCTTCATGCACCGCGCCACCAGGTGGCTGGCCCAGCAGGGCGTACGGCAGTTCCTGGACATCGGCACCGGCATACCGACCGAACCGAACCTGCACCAGGTCGCCCAGGGGGTCGCACCCGACGCCCGGGTCGTCTACTGCGACAACGACCCCATCGTCCTCGCCCACGCGGCCGCCCTGCTGCGCAGCACACCCCAGGGCGCCACCGAGTACCTCCAGGCCGACGTGCGCGACCCCGACGCGATCATCGCCGGCGCCCGCGAGGTCCTCGACCTGAAGCAGCCGGTCGCCCTCTCCCTGATCGCCCTGCTGCACTTCATCACCGACGCGG comes from the Streptomyces sp. SUK 48 genome and includes:
- a CDS encoding helix-turn-helix transcriptional regulator, coding for MSEPRSAPTVGQVVLGRRLLDLRERAGLKREDAARVLRVAPATVRRMEMAEVALKIPYLQLLLKAYGVPDEETDAFVQLAEEANRPGWWQRFHDILPGWFSMYVSLEGAASLIRSYEPHFVPGLLQTEDYARGVLRSGAIGETSPDDIERHVALRMRRQELLHRPDAPRFWAVLDETALRRPVGGPEVMRAQLERLIEAASLPNVTLQVAPFENGPHPGTYGPFVLFRFAMSELPDMVYSEYLTGAVYLDARSEVATHLEVMDRMAAQAATAQRTKEILRDLCKEL
- a CDS encoding DUF397 domain-containing protein; protein product: MKHIKPRARVYNGMPARELGSEGWHKPWSGGNGGNCLEAMKLADGRIAVRQSTDPDGPALIYTTDEMTAFIEGAKAGEADFLLS
- a CDS encoding SAM-dependent methyltransferase — protein: MSGQDPTAVEIDTSKPHPARMYDWYLGGKDNYPVDEEMGRQMLALEPRVPVMARVNRAFMHRATRWLAQQGVRQFLDIGTGIPTEPNLHQVAQGVAPDARVVYCDNDPIVLAHAAALLRSTPQGATEYLQADVRDPDAIIAGAREVLDLKQPVALSLIALLHFITDADGAHELVRRLLSELPSGSYLMMTHATSDFTPEESVTATDKLKGAGITIALRSREEFTRFFDGLELVDPGVEIVHKWHPELGEPVPGQDDGVIPGYGAVALKR